Genomic window (Molothrus ater isolate BHLD 08-10-18 breed brown headed cowbird chromosome 7, BPBGC_Mater_1.1, whole genome shotgun sequence):
TATACATACAAATCAATATTCAGCTTGGATAGTTCAAAGCCATAAAATTAACAGTGAGAACACATTTAACAATGTTATTCTGTGCCCAAACACTAGCATAAGAAACAACTCTGGAGATGCTCAACGGGCTTTGCATTAGTTCAGATCCTGAGCTCATTTACATAAACACAAATTTATTTTCGTTTACTTCATTGATGACAGTGCAGGCCTACATCAGCATAGTATAGAAAAGAGTGTTACCTGCACAGACCCTCAAGTAAGTCACATTTAATCTAAATCTGTAGAGATAAAAAAAGATCTTATTCCTTTACACTGGtaaatttttctgttcctttctcttGGTAAAGTGTGAGAAACTACAGCTAATGGAAAAAGCTCAATTGGTAATGAGCTTTGCAGTTTTGTCATATCAAAGACTTTAATGAGCTGACAACAGGAATTATTATTATATCTTTGTGTTTCCTTTGCTTAAAACATGGttttaataatttctgctttttcttcttggctttttaattaattgtgATTTAGACAAATGCTCTCTTTTTAGAATGAGCACCAATGTTATCAGTGCCTTGGGTTTAGAATTAATGGACAAATATTTGCCAATATTAAGGTGAAAATGCTTCCTCTGAATGTGGTGTTTTTGAAGTCAGTATTTTGGGGATTTCATCAGGCTGTTAACTGGAatctgaaaaaatgtttcttgaatAAAACTTATAAGGCATGGTACTGCTATTTCATGGCACTGGGATCCATCACCAGTATTGTTTCAAGGGCAAAATAGTAACAAAAATGATATGAGATGAAACCTGGCTCCTACTGACAATAAGAATGATCatgttttccctgctgcagcccagggattTGTTCCATTTATATACCTGATAACTGGTCATTTCAAGAGCTTTAGTCACAGCAACATTACACTTAAATCTGGTGGAAATTTGCAGCTGCATACAGTCTAGAAGGAAGCTTGTGTTCTCTAAGTTGGTTTGGTGGTTTGGCCTTTTGGGGAGCAAAGAACTGAGCTGCAATTGCATCTCCATTCCTACACCAGCACAGAGACTATTCCCCATGTtgtctccagctctgtgctgctgtgtgtttggCAGCCCATCAAAGGGCTTCCACTAACACAGTGGGTGTGTTTATGCGGTCTGCTAGCAGACAGACTGCCTACAGCCAGAAGGTATGATGAGACCTGTTGAGGTGACTGCTAGTGACAGAACCCGTGTTTAAACAGCAGTAGAGAAGgcctgtgctttgctgtgtgtCAGACGGGCACAGTTTGTAACTGATAGTCCTGTCTGCACACACTACAGTACGCCAAGTGCTTGTTACCACCAGGgtctgaaagaagaaattattacaACTGCAAAGCAAATCTAGGGTCCGGTAGCACAGCAGGAATGGTATTGAAGTTCGATATACCGCGGGTTCCGGCGCTGGACCCGCACTTATCACCCGCGCTCCGTGGGCCGCAGATCGGGCCAgaggggaggtgtccctgcgGTGTCGGGCTGGCTCCGCCGCAGGGAGCGCGGGGGGCACCGGGCGCGGTCACCCCGGGGCAGGGTTCGGCCGGGCAGCTCCTCTGGCGGGGCAGAGACCCTCAGGAGGAGCCCGGAGTCCGGCAGGACGCGCGGCGCTGAGAgagcccgccccgctccccgccccttcccttctccatcctctcgggcggggcggagcggagcgcggcCCTCCCCTCTTCCTCTGGCGTCGGTTCCGCTCGCAGAGCTCTCGCTGCCACCGCTCCTCGCTGCTGTTCCTGCCCGTCTCCGCTCCGGGCCGCTCGGgcattttctctctgccttaAAGTCGGTGAGGAGATGGGCGCGGGTGGCGGGCGGCCGGCTGGGGCCGGCTGCGGCAGCCTGGGCCGTAAGGGCCGCGCCGCGCTGCGGTGGAGGCCGGGGAGGGAGGTGGTGCAccccttcttcctccccagCACGGGTACCCGGGAGCGGGGCAGCCTTGGCGGCAGCGGAGGCACCACCAGCTTGGGCCGTACGGCGGGGCCGAGGGGCGAGAGGCGCGGGCACGGCCGCGGGCACAGGCACTGGCACCGCGCGGGCCCCGGCTCCGCCCTGCGGCCGCCTCCGCCCGGGGAGCCCGGTGCGTGCCGGGAGCCGGGCGGGGGCCGGCGCCGCCCGCAGCCGCCCAGCGCCGCgggagctgggggaggagcGGCCCCTGCCCGCAGCGTCCTCACGGGTGTCTCTGCTTCCTTGCAGGGTGTCTTTTATGAATAATCAAAAGCCGCAGAAGCCGACACTATCGGGCCAGCGTtttaaaaccaggaaaagaGGTGAGTTACCGCGCCGTGCCCGCTGCCAGGACCGGCTGCCAGCGATATGTTTACGGTAAAACCTCGGTTTCTGTCAGTAAGCAAACCAGTGCCTTCATGCGTTCACCGTAAATTTTTTACATGAGACGATGCTAAGTGCAGAGTCTTGAGGCTGACTGGAACTTTCTCTGCATTAATAAAGATATTAGTATTTGGCAGTCAGAATTGTCACTGAATTTACTGTAATAAGTTTTGCCTAAAAGATGGTCATTCTAGAACTGTCCCGAGTGTGTAGCCTGCAAGCAGAAGGACCTAGTACCCCTGAATTACGGGGGAACTCCAGCACAAGCTTGTTGCAAGTTAATGCATACATCTAAGGAATATCTAACATAGTAAAAATTTCAGTCTTAGCCACTGgataaaacttttattttctttttttaaatttttaaaaattgacaGAAAGAACCTACAACAAAATCCCACAAATCTACCTACCCACCTATCTTCCACTCAacatccaaaaaaaccccaaagtatGGGATATTCAAAGTATGGGATATTCATTCATGTCTCTCTGCATGCACAGTTACTTCCATAAGAAGAGTTAGTCACTGAAGAGGTGTGATGAGTAACTTAGTGTTTTGTGGAGCTTTTTTCCAGCCTGAAGAGGAAGTAGGGATGCTCTTAGAGTTTCTGTTCAGTACAGTTTTACTTGTATACCAACAGTGTTCTAGCTCTAACAGACAGCTTTAGGCATGCTGTACATGCAGAAGCACACTTGGATTTATAGAACCTGTTTGAATGTCAAAGCACCTCAAAAATCTCTTGAACATTAGAGTTTGCTGTGGTCTGTCCAGCAGATGAatgccagcagccaggggttTAGTCTCTTTAAGCATTTAACCATAGTTTGGCTGTGAAGCAACTCTTCTGGAAGAATGAGCTCTGTGGTTCTGCCCTGGAAAGTAACTGATCCAGTATTTCCAAACTGGCACCCAGCTTTTACCAGTGTGTTTATACTTGAATTGACACTGGACACCAGTATGCCCTACTAGCCTGCTAACAGAATTGGCTAAGCTGTGCTGTAGACAGCACTCAAAATAAGATCTGCAGTTGAGTTCTCTTACCCGTGGAAGCTTCTAATCTCATTATTTCCATAATCTAAGGACAAATTGAGATGAGGAAAAGTTGAAGACCTCTTTAAGGCTTTCTGTTAGTTATATGGGTGGATTTGTTGCATGTTGACTATGCCCTGCCGGTAGTAAAAACAAGGCAATGATCAGCTGATGTATCAGGTGTGAAGATGCATCTGGAGTGTTCTGCTTAACAAAAGCAAAGGTTGCTAAATAACTCTGCAGTTAAGGCCATTAGGTTAGCTCCTATGTCTACGTTTTCCCCAAGCACTTGAGGAAAAGTTACTGCCTCAAACTCACCTAGCTGCAGGTTAAGATGAGGGGATGGTCTTCACAGCCAAAAAGCGAATTTCCAGGTGGCTTGGATGTGATAATGGTACGCAGTTTGTCAGTCAGAAGATTTCATCTGAAACAGAGAGAGGCCCAAAAAGCTGAGATAAAACATGAGTAATTGAGTTAAATGTACAGAATTATTGGGGCATGTATTAAAAATTGTCTTCCAGCATGAGCTAAGTCTCTGGTTTTGGAGGGAAAGAGTGATCTATCATGAGAAGAGTGTTATAAGAATCAAACTGAGAAGTCAGGCAACCTTTATTAGAGCCAAGTAATGATCATCACAAAGAACTCTTAATGGTAATCTTATTTCAACGTTTTTGCTTTACAGATGAAAAAGAGAGGTTTGACCCTACTCAGTTCCAGGACTGTATTATTCAAGGTTTAACTGAAACTGGCACTGACTTGGAGGCAGTAGCAAAGTTTCTTGATGCTTCTGGTGCAAAACTTGATTATCGCCGCTATGCAGAAACACTTTTTGACATCCTGGTGGCTGGTGGAATGCTGGGTAAGTCCCTGTGATGTGGCTGCTGTCAGCTTCATTCACTTCACTCTGCAAAAGCTACATTTCCTTTCAGTGCAAAATCTCTGCTAAAGAGCCCATTGAGTGTGTAGAATGGGGTTTGAGCTAATCTGTGGTAAACCACCTGATCATCTTGGTGCCTGAACAGTTACtgtagaaatacagaaatactcTCTATAACCTGCCTCAGTTTTACTTGAGTCTGTTTGCATTCCTTGAAGTGTAGATTGTACAAACTCTGCTTAGAAGAAAGTACTTTGGATTTTTGGGTGTGCTGGGtgtggttggttttgtttgtttggctaGTTTTtgctggttgggtttttggtttggtttttttttttttttaaccaggaGTAGATCTTGATTCTGATCAGGATCACTTCTAATGATGAGAGATGGGTGATTGTTTGTTTCAGATGCATAGTCTGTAGTAACAAGACCAGTAGTTGCCCTGAAAGATTCTGACATGTTCCTATGATTTATGCACCCTGCCCTGTTATTTTGGAAAGGAAACTTGTTTACAGAAGGATCTGAAGTGCTTAGTCTTGGACATGCTGTTACACATAATTTGTTGTTGACAATAGCGAGGTCATGGGCTCTAGCAGCCATCAGGGAGTGAGAAATGAGAGGGTGGTAGAGTTGGCAGAAAACAGAAGGACTGAGGAAGTGAAATGTGATGATGAAAAGTCTTGCAAACTCAGGTACACACTCTGTGTACTAAGAGGAACAGATGCTCACTAACCAGGTAAGCACATGCTGTAATTGTTACAATATGTGGGTTTACATTCAAGAGTCTTAACCGGTGCATCCTCCTGTGTTAGGAAGTGTTCCTTCTAGGAATGAGTctgatggggaagggaagaaggcaTTGCTGTTAGTAGTGATATGGGGTGCTTTACTCAACTCCCTGTCTGTAACAGGTAGCTAAGGAAGACCAGCTTTGATCTACAGTCAGAGGAAGCCAGAATAAAAACTGACATCCTGTTGCCTTACCAGCTTCTGGTTTTAAAGTCACGTTTCTGACTAACTGATAACAAAGGAACTCCATTGCATGTAGAATGGCATAGAAATTGATGATGAGGTGTTCTGGCACCAGAGCTGGTGACCTGAATGTACTTTCATTAGTGAAGCAGCCTAAATAACTAAGGTTTCAAGCccatctctgcagcactgaattTTGAACTGTGTGTCTCTTCATGTTTCAGTCTGCTGTTGTGGCTTACTCTGTCGTGTAAAAGGCACAAAGCAGCACTATTGCAGCAGACACTGAAAAGACACTTGCTGGAATTAAGCAGCTTGAGTGGCTTCCTTTAAGGGAAGAGGAGCTCATGTGGCCTTGTTAACTTATATGGAAACATATTTAACTTATATGGAAACAAGATGTGTTGTCAATCCCCTTAGCAGTAGGGGGCCAGAATAGTTAAATGTTCAAATTGAAGCTGATTGTAAAGTTCTGGTGCAGCACAGGGGGATGTAGGGGTGTCTGTGGCGATCAGGTCATTGAGTTCCTCATGACAGGAAAATGTGTTGCATGCTATGGGTGCTGGAGTTGTGCTTGGAGACTGCTCAGTGCCCTCACTGGGAGTAGCACTGCTAATGCTgaaatcctcctgcagccccgggCGGGACCCTGGCAGACGACATGACACGCACAAatgtctgtgtgtttgcagcacAGGAAGACCTAGAAACCATGCAAGCATTTGCTCAGGTTAGTGCTGAAATTAGGGCGATTTCACTTAAAGCTGTTGAATGtcaaaaattaaatgtttgtgTAATTGTGTGTTAACATAAAAATAACGCATGGCTTTAAGCATACTGGAAGTGGTAGAGCAGCAGTGTTCCAAGCTGTGGTTGCTCTAAAGAGTTCAGACCTATTTTACTGAActtagttttttaaaattcaaatcaaATGATAGTTCACTGCAAAAGATAATGTACTCTATGTCTTTCTAGGTTTTTAACAAGCTAATCAGGCGTTACAAGTACCTGGAGAAAGGCTTTGAAGATGAAGTCAAAAAGGTATGGAGTGGTTTTTTTATCAGCAGACAAATAAACCTTCATATTCTGCTAGTTAATCACTCTGTAGAAGGGTTACATCATAAAATGGATTATTAAAATACAACCCTTCAAAGTTGTTCACAGAAGAATGGCTGGCTTGCATGACTACCAGTGACTGATGCTTCTGCTAGCTTGATGAAACAAAAGTGTTTAACACAGGCAGTGGCTAAAGTTTAGTAGGAGGTGGTAGTTTTATGCAGCTCTTCTTACTTGTGCTGCAGTTGCTGCTGTTCCTGAAAGGGTTCTCAGAATCTGAGCGGAACAAACTGGCCATGCTGACGGGTATTCTGCTTGCCAACGGGACACTCAATGCATCAATTCTCAACAGTCTCTACAATGAGAACTTGGTTAAAGAAGGTAAGCGTGGCCCAGCTCCTCCCTTAGGAAGGGAGACAGAACCATGACAAGTAGGTGGAAACTGTGATGATATTACATCCGTGCAGCTCACAAGCTTCCTCTGGTGATAGATTGACTACAGGATTAGCAAAGGTAAATGTGATGCCCCTGTGAACCTGGAAGATCTTGTTAAGACTTGAGAAAATGAGTTTCTTGAGAAAGCTTGTGTGTAAGACTTCCATGCCTGACACTGGGGGCTGCCATCACTAGTGTTGCCCAGCAAGGCACCACTGTATTTTTGAGAGGGACCTTTCAGGATGCAAAATGTATGTCATGTCTTTAGGTTACTTCCTGAATTGCAGCAGGAAGAGTTGAGTTTAGTACAGGGAAGACTTTGTGATGCTGAGTTGTAGGAAAAGTCCAATTGGAGGCTGCAGTGTCCTTGGGCAGGGAGAGGTGCTGCAGACTGTGCTGGGGTTggaagcacagctgctgctctgagcacgGTCTGACAAACGAGGTACCCTGTACTCAGGCCTTATGGTTCCCTGTGTTTTGAATTTCACTAATAATAGAACTATTCTGACTGCACAGGTGTTTCTGCAGCTTTTGCAGTCAAGCTGTTCAAATCATGGATAAATGAGAAAGATATCAATGCAGTGGCTGTCAGTCTTCGCAAGGTAAACATGGACAACAGGCTCATGGTGAGTACCACTGGAACCACTCTGCTGTTCCATAAGCCAGTTTTGTGAGCAGCATTTGCCAGCAAAGTACTCAACACACATTTCTTTTACAAGAGAGTGgtaaaacttcattttcaggAACTCTTCCCAGCCAACAAACAAAGTGTTGAACACTTCTCCAAGTACTTCACTGAAGCAGGACTAAAGGAACTGTCTGAGTATGTTCGGAACCAGCAATCCATAGGAGCTcggaaggagctgcagaaggagctgcaagAGCAGATGTCACGGGGAGATCCATTCAAGGACGTAGGTGTTTGTACACGAGGTGCACGTGCTTTCTGTGCCTGTGTCTCTTTCATACTGAACTTAGCTCTCACTGGGAACGGAAATGATGAACTGGGGGGGAGGTTGATATGAGCTTTGTGGTCTTTCCTTAATGTCCTGAATCCTGCTGTATGATCAGGAAGGTTGGTTGTCATTCTGAAACCTTCTGTGGGTTACCTTTAGAAGAGAAGTTTTAATTTAGCTGAGTGCCATAAGTGGCCTCTCTGCTTACTCTGACTTTCCTGGCAGATCATCTTGTACGTGAAGgaggagatgaagaaaaacaacatcTCAGAACAGACTGTGGTAACCATAATCTGGTCAAGTGTAATGAGCACAGTGGAGTGGAACAAAAAGGAGGAGCTGGTAGCAGAGCAAGCCATTAAGCATTTGAAGGTATTGTAACTTCAATACAGACTTTTGCACCCCTTAGGCAGCTTCTGTCTGCACCCCTTCTGTCTGGAGCTCCATTTTAAATGTTAAAGCTACAACTCTGCTAGTGCAGAGACAGAATGAGATCGGGAATTCTTCCCCTTACGAGGAGTATTACAGGCCACGGGCCTGAGGCAGAGGCAGTgactgctgcagagctgttctgggGTGGGGCTGTGGTTTGCAAATTTCTAAGCAGTGGCTGATGGAAACTGCAAAACCAGCTTTAGTCAGGTGGTAAATAAGAAGTCTTCTGTGTGTGCCAATCTGATGTTCTTGTTACAGCAATACAGCCCTCTACTTGCTGCCTTCACCACCCAAGGTCAGTCAGAGCTGACTCTTCTGTTGAAGATTCAGGAGTATTGTTATGACAACATTCACTTCATGAAGGCCTTCCAGAAAATAGTGGTGCTCTTCTACAAAGGTAACTTTGTGGGGTTGTAGTTCTAGGGGTTTGTAGGTTTTTCGAGGggctggttttggttggttgggttttttaaagtttctgaAACAGGGGAGATCAGTGTACAAGATTGCACTTCCTAAGTTAAAGAATTTTCTACCTCATGTTAGTAAAAATGCAAAGGTGCATGTGGCTGGCCCTTTGCACATGGGGAAGTGCAAGACAGAGATGCTGCCTGTCTACAGTAGATCTGCTTAAGAGTTGCAGAACAAAGctaatttagatttttaaggcattttgtTAAGTTCCATGATCGTTTATTCTTCTTAGTTCTCTTAAACATTGAGTGTGAGCAGCTGAAGATTGAGACCACCAATATGTTTCAGGCTCTTTTTAAATGTCTGATAAAAGGTggtactgaaaaaaaccaagctGTGCACCTATGGAAACTTGTTAAACTGAAGACTGTTCTGTACTTGTAAAATCTAAACACCTGCACCACAGGAAGTGTTTACTTTGGACTTCAACAGAATTTGCATCTGTTCTTAGCTGTTAACTGAACCTTTGCTTAGTGTGCCATCTCAAATAACTCTAAAACACTCCAGACTGTTAGTGGGAGTgaaagtgcagctcctggaTACAGTACTGAGGAAA
Coding sequences:
- the BZW1 gene encoding eIF5-mimic protein 2 isoform X1, which translates into the protein MNNQKPQKPTLSGQRFKTRKRDEKERFDPTQFQDCIIQGLTETGTDLEAVAKFLDASGAKLDYRRYAETLFDILVAGGMLAPGGTLADDMTRTNVCVFAAQEDLETMQAFAQVFNKLIRRYKYLEKGFEDEVKKLLLFLKGFSESERNKLAMLTGILLANGTLNASILNSLYNENLVKEGVSAAFAVKLFKSWINEKDINAVAVSLRKVNMDNRLMELFPANKQSVEHFSKYFTEAGLKELSEYVRNQQSIGARKELQKELQEQMSRGDPFKDIILYVKEEMKKNNISEQTVVTIIWSSVMSTVEWNKKEELVAEQAIKHLKQYSPLLAAFTTQGQSELTLLLKIQEYCYDNIHFMKAFQKIVVLFYKAEVLSEEPILKWYKDAHLAKGKSVFLEQMKKFVEWLKNAEEESESEAEEGD
- the BZW1 gene encoding eIF5-mimic protein 2 isoform X2; this translates as MLLVQNLIIAAMQKHFLTSWWLVECWPRVFNKLIRRYKYLEKGFEDEVKKLLLFLKGFSESERNKLAMLTGILLANGTLNASILNSLYNENLVKEGVSAAFAVKLFKSWINEKDINAVAVSLRKVNMDNRLMELFPANKQSVEHFSKYFTEAGLKELSEYVRNQQSIGARKELQKELQEQMSRGDPFKDIILYVKEEMKKNNISEQTVVTIIWSSVMSTVEWNKKEELVAEQAIKHLKQYSPLLAAFTTQGQSELTLLLKIQEYCYDNIHFMKAFQKIVVLFYKAEVLSEEPILKWYKDAHLAKGKSVFLEQMKKFVEWLKNAEEESESEAEEGD